In Chelmon rostratus isolate fCheRos1 chromosome 4, fCheRos1.pri, whole genome shotgun sequence, a genomic segment contains:
- the usp46 gene encoding ubiquitin carboxyl-terminal hydrolase 46, with protein sequence MTVRNIASICNMGTNASALEKDIGPEQFPINEHYFGLVNFGNTCYCNSVLQALYFCRPFRENVLAYKAQQKKKENLLTCLADLFHSIATQKKKVGVIPPKKFISRLRKENDLFDNYMQQDAHEFLNYLLNTVADILQEEKKQEKQNGRLKNNGTAVTTEAETENKTEPTWVHDIFQGTLTNETRCLNCETVSSKDEDFLDLSVDVEQNTSITHCLRDFSNTETLCSEYKYYCETCCSKQEAQKRMRVKKLPMILALHLKRFKYMEQLHRYTKLSYRVVFPLELRLFNTSGDAVNLDRMYDLVAVVVHCGSGPNRGHYITIVKSHGFWLLFDDDIVEKIDAQAIEEFYGLTSDISKNSESGYILFYQSRE encoded by the exons ATGACTGTCAGAAACATCGCCTCCATTTGTAATATG GGCACCAATGCCTCTGCTCTGGAGAAAGACATCGGCCCGGAGCAGTTCCCAATCAATGAACACTACTTCGGATTGGTCAAC TTTGGAAACACATGCTACTGTAACTCAGTGCTCCAGGCGCTCTACTTCTGCCGGCCTTTCCGGGAGAACGTGCTGGCTTACAAAGcccagcagaagaagaaggagaaccTGCTCACATGCCTGGCGGACCTCTTCCACTCCATCGCCacgcagaagaagaaagtgggCGTCATCCCGCCCAAGAAGTTCATCTCCCGCCTGCGGAAAGAGAACG ATCTGTTTGACAACTACATGCAACAGGACGCCCACGAATTCCTCAACTACCTGCTGAACACGGTGGCCGAcatcctgcaggaggagaagaagcaggaaaagcagaacGGGCGGCTCAAGAACAACGGCACGGCCGTCACCACGGAGGCCGAGACGGAGAACAAGACGGAGCCCACATGGGTTCACGACATCTTCCAGGGCACGCTGACCAATGAGACGCGCTGCCTCAACTGTGAAACG GTGAGCAGCAAAGATGAAGACTTTCTGGATCTTTCTGTGGATGTGGAGCAGAACACATCAATAACACACTGTCTCAG GGACTTCAGTAACACAGAGACTTTGTGCAGTGAATACAAATACTACTGTGAGACATGCTGCAGCAAGCAGGAAGCACAGAAGCG GATGCGCGTGAAGAAGCTTCCCATGATCCTGGCACTACACCTGAAGAGGTTTAAGTACATGGAGCAGCTGCACCGCTACACCAAGCTCTCCTATCGAGTGGTTTTCCCGCTGGAGCTCCGTCTGTTCAACACGTCCGGGGATGCAGTCAACCTGGATCGCATGTATGATCTAGTGGCTGTGGTGGTTCACTGTGGCAG tGGCCCAAATAGAGGTCATTACATCACCATAGTGAAGAGTCACGgcttctggctgctgtttgacgATGACATTGTGGAG AAAATCGACGCCCAGGCCATCGAGGAGTTTTACGGGCTTACCTCAGACATCTCCAAGAACTCTGAGTCGGGATACATCCTGTTCTACCAGTCCAGGGAGTGA